A region from the Sandaracinus amylolyticus genome encodes:
- a CDS encoding MopE-related protein encodes MRRIALAMVLLGAMASSCTVDPYCFDCVEDAGGMDAQVGEDAGTDAAQIDAFREDAGTDAGPDLPDGCTPGAVERCNLADDDCDSMIDEGIDTSTDLDHCGGCNQRCAPDHAFGECVDGECTFTTCDVGFYDLDPAQDGCEYRCPYTDTEDSRCDRADNDCDGRVDENFDLTSDPLNCGDCTFECRFAHASGTCSGGSCVLGACAPGFVDDDEDPANGCEYACTPSDTGVETCNLRDDDCDGTIDEGDPGGGATCGSSTGLCRTGIEHCVGGAITCTGGVSPSVELCNGQDDDCDGTSDDGNPQGGRLCGTGIGTCEPGREVCTGGLLVCTGAITATVEACNGLDDDCDERIDEGDPGGGASCASDTGECAAGVQHCRGGVIACEGATGPTIEVCDGQDDDCDSNVDEGNPGGGARCGTDVGTCTAGTRVCTGGALVCTGGVGPGTESCDALDNDCDSRVDEGNPGGGAACGSDTGECSAGVQVCQAGGFVCTGAVGPSAEACDGQDDDCDGTIDEGNPGGGGSCGVETGACVAGTRVCTGGTLVCTGAVGPGVETCNSIDDDCDGTIDEGNPGGGAACGNGTGECTQGAIQCVGGALVCSGGTGPTTEACDGEDDDCDGNVDEGNPGGGAQCGTDVGTCAPGTRVCTGGSLVCTGAIGATAETCDGLDNDCDARTDEGNPGGGASCGVDTGECSFGSRVCTGGALVCSGGVGPSTETCDGEDDDCDGNVDEGNPGGGGLCGSDVGTCRPGTRVCTGGSLVCTGATGATTETCDALDNDCDTRVDEGNPGGGASCGVDTGECSFGSRVCTGGALVCSGGTGPSLEICDTQDDDCDGIIDEGFNLSSDVNNCGACGNVCTIPGAIARCTMSNCAIQACQTGRYDIDGLPGNGCEYACDVAGAEACNGRDDDCDGRTDESLTPPATFCNPNGVCAGTTAVCTAGGWVCNYPAATYQTTETRCDGVDNDCDGSIDEPFALRGTACNNGELGACRRAGTYVCNAAGTGVSCNAPASGGGTTEICDGLDNDCDGTLDDGAPVSWVPFTSGSSSRWIMQYEASRPDSTSSTTGVMSHRVCSQASRMPWTQVTYAQAQAACSTVGARLCTETEWRDACRSSGGSCRWSYGASCSTYSSTTCNGNDYDPVAGAPDTDVVLATGSLPMCYASWGATSALRVFDMSGNVEEWAERRSAGVNPIRGGAANDTAGGMECGFDFVVAGDTFNTATVGFRCCRATAP; translated from the coding sequence ATGCGGAGGATCGCGCTCGCGATGGTGCTGCTCGGCGCGATGGCGTCGAGCTGCACGGTGGACCCCTACTGCTTCGACTGCGTCGAGGACGCAGGCGGCATGGACGCGCAGGTCGGTGAGGACGCGGGCACCGATGCCGCGCAGATCGACGCGTTCCGCGAGGACGCCGGCACCGACGCCGGGCCCGACCTGCCCGACGGCTGCACGCCGGGCGCGGTCGAGCGCTGCAATCTCGCGGACGACGACTGCGACTCGATGATCGACGAGGGAATCGACACCTCGACCGATCTCGATCACTGCGGCGGGTGCAACCAGCGCTGCGCGCCCGACCACGCATTCGGGGAGTGCGTCGACGGAGAGTGCACGTTCACGACGTGCGACGTCGGCTTCTACGATCTCGATCCGGCGCAGGACGGCTGCGAGTACCGGTGTCCGTACACCGACACCGAGGACAGTCGCTGTGATCGCGCGGACAACGACTGCGACGGTCGCGTCGACGAGAATTTCGATCTCACGAGCGATCCGCTCAATTGCGGCGACTGCACGTTCGAATGCCGGTTCGCGCACGCATCCGGCACCTGCAGCGGCGGAAGCTGTGTCCTCGGCGCGTGCGCACCGGGCTTCGTGGACGACGACGAAGATCCGGCGAACGGCTGCGAGTACGCCTGCACGCCGAGCGACACCGGCGTCGAGACCTGCAACCTGCGCGACGACGACTGCGACGGAACGATCGACGAAGGCGATCCCGGCGGCGGCGCGACCTGCGGCAGCTCGACCGGCCTCTGCAGGACCGGCATCGAGCACTGCGTCGGCGGCGCGATCACCTGCACCGGCGGAGTGTCGCCCTCGGTCGAGCTCTGCAACGGTCAGGACGACGACTGCGACGGAACGAGCGACGACGGCAATCCGCAGGGCGGCCGACTCTGTGGCACCGGCATCGGCACGTGCGAGCCGGGCCGCGAGGTCTGCACCGGCGGCCTGCTCGTGTGCACCGGCGCGATCACCGCGACCGTCGAGGCGTGCAACGGCCTCGACGACGACTGTGACGAGCGCATCGACGAAGGCGACCCCGGCGGCGGCGCGAGCTGCGCGAGCGACACCGGCGAGTGCGCCGCGGGCGTGCAGCACTGTCGCGGTGGCGTGATCGCGTGCGAGGGCGCGACCGGTCCGACGATCGAGGTCTGCGACGGACAGGACGACGACTGCGACAGCAACGTCGACGAAGGCAATCCCGGCGGCGGCGCACGCTGCGGCACCGACGTCGGCACCTGCACCGCGGGCACGCGCGTGTGCACCGGCGGAGCGCTGGTGTGCACCGGCGGCGTCGGCCCCGGCACCGAGAGCTGCGACGCGCTCGACAACGACTGCGACTCTCGCGTCGACGAGGGCAATCCCGGCGGCGGCGCGGCGTGCGGCAGCGACACCGGCGAGTGCAGCGCGGGCGTGCAGGTCTGTCAGGCCGGCGGATTCGTGTGCACCGGCGCGGTCGGACCGAGCGCCGAGGCGTGCGACGGACAGGACGACGACTGCGACGGAACGATCGACGAGGGCAATCCCGGCGGCGGCGGGAGCTGCGGCGTCGAGACCGGCGCGTGCGTCGCGGGCACCCGCGTGTGCACCGGCGGCACGCTCGTGTGCACCGGCGCAGTGGGACCCGGCGTCGAGACGTGCAATTCGATCGACGACGACTGCGACGGAACGATCGACGAGGGCAATCCCGGCGGCGGCGCGGCGTGCGGCAACGGCACCGGCGAGTGCACGCAGGGCGCGATCCAGTGCGTCGGTGGAGCGCTGGTGTGCTCCGGCGGCACCGGCCCGACGACCGAGGCGTGCGACGGAGAGGACGACGACTGCGACGGCAACGTCGACGAGGGCAATCCCGGCGGCGGCGCGCAGTGCGGCACCGACGTCGGCACCTGCGCGCCCGGCACCCGCGTGTGCACCGGCGGATCGCTGGTGTGCACCGGCGCGATCGGCGCCACGGCGGAGACCTGCGACGGGCTCGACAACGACTGCGATGCTCGCACCGACGAGGGCAATCCCGGCGGCGGCGCGAGCTGCGGAGTCGACACCGGCGAGTGCAGCTTCGGATCGCGCGTCTGCACCGGCGGAGCGCTGGTGTGCAGCGGCGGAGTCGGGCCGAGCACCGAGACCTGCGACGGTGAGGACGACGACTGCGACGGCAACGTCGACGAGGGCAATCCCGGCGGCGGCGGTCTGTGCGGCAGTGACGTCGGCACCTGTCGCCCCGGCACGCGCGTCTGCACCGGCGGATCGCTCGTCTGCACCGGGGCGACCGGCGCGACCACCGAGACCTGCGACGCGCTCGACAACGACTGCGACACTCGCGTCGACGAGGGCAATCCCGGCGGCGGCGCGAGCTGCGGTGTCGACACCGGCGAGTGCAGCTTCGGATCGCGCGTGTGCACCGGCGGCGCGCTGGTGTGCTCGGGCGGCACCGGGCCGAGCCTCGAGATCTGCGACACCCAGGACGACGACTGCGATGGGATCATCGACGAGGGATTCAATCTCTCGAGCGACGTGAACAACTGCGGTGCGTGCGGGAACGTCTGCACGATCCCGGGCGCGATCGCCCGCTGCACGATGTCGAATTGCGCGATCCAGGCGTGCCAGACGGGTCGCTACGACATCGACGGTCTGCCCGGCAACGGCTGCGAGTACGCATGTGACGTCGCGGGCGCCGAGGCGTGCAACGGCCGCGACGACGACTGCGACGGTCGAACCGACGAGTCGCTCACGCCGCCCGCGACGTTCTGCAATCCGAACGGCGTGTGCGCGGGCACGACCGCCGTCTGCACCGCGGGCGGGTGGGTCTGCAACTACCCCGCTGCGACGTACCAGACGACGGAGACGCGCTGCGACGGTGTCGACAACGACTGCGACGGAAGCATCGACGAGCCGTTCGCGCTGCGCGGCACCGCGTGCAACAACGGCGAGCTCGGCGCGTGCCGCCGCGCGGGCACCTACGTGTGCAACGCGGCCGGCACCGGCGTGTCCTGCAACGCGCCGGCGAGCGGCGGCGGCACGACGGAGATCTGCGACGGTCTCGACAACGACTGCGACGGCACGCTGGACGACGGAGCGCCGGTGTCGTGGGTGCCGTTCACGTCGGGCTCGAGCTCGCGGTGGATCATGCAGTACGAGGCGTCGCGTCCCGACTCGACGTCGTCGACGACCGGCGTGATGAGCCACCGCGTGTGCTCGCAGGCGTCGCGCATGCCGTGGACGCAGGTGACGTACGCGCAGGCGCAGGCCGCGTGCTCGACCGTGGGCGCCCGGCTGTGCACGGAGACGGAGTGGCGCGACGCGTGTCGCTCGTCGGGCGGGAGCTGTCGCTGGTCGTACGGCGCGTCGTGCTCGACGTACTCGTCGACGACGTGCAACGGCAACGACTACGACCCGGTCGCCGGCGCGCCCGACACCGACGTGGTGCTCGCGACGGGCTCGCTCCCGATGTGTTACGCGAGCTGGGGCGCGACGTCGGCGCTGCGCGTCTTCGACATGTCGGGCAACGTCGAGGAGTGGGCGGAGCGGCGCAGCGCGGGCGTGAACCCGATCCGCGGCGGCGCGGCGAACGACACCGCGGGCGGCATGGAGTGCGGCTTCGACTTCGTCGTCGCGGGCGACACGTTCAACACGGCGACCGTCGGCTTCCGCTGCTGCCGAGCGACCGCGCCGTGA
- a CDS encoding cyclic-phosphate processing receiver domain-containing protein has translation MAAHVRLWLDDQVPAPEGWTTVTNVDAARSLLESGVDTISLGDRLDTSHGHRLALLLWMMRSGHWPRERPEVHGARRLEITALKLALDAAWPVRERVARAARAAERAIESSGVSRVAENAVQTTRSLIARRTARAS, from the coding sequence ATGGCAGCTCACGTTCGACTCTGGCTGGACGACCAGGTCCCCGCCCCCGAGGGCTGGACCACGGTCACCAACGTCGACGCAGCGCGCTCGCTGCTCGAGTCCGGCGTCGACACGATCTCGCTCGGTGACCGGCTCGATACGAGCCACGGGCATCGGCTCGCGCTCCTGCTCTGGATGATGCGCAGCGGCCACTGGCCGCGCGAGCGCCCGGAGGTCCACGGCGCGCGCCGCCTCGAGATCACGGCGCTGAAGCTCGCGCTCGATGCCGCGTGGCCGGTGCGCGAGCGTGTGGCGCGCGCGGCGCGCGCCGCGGAGCGCGCGATCGAGAGCTCGGGCGTGAGCCGCGTCGCGGAGAACGCGGTGCAGACGACGCGCTCGCTCATCGCACGCCGCACCGCGCGCGCGAGCTGA
- a CDS encoding vWA domain-containing protein has translation MRHASLWVPLCLAGVLVASVASPASAQSSITPYFMVIVDTSGSMDESTDTNGSSAPNANSCGQQLTRMSDARCVLQRVVNGYGEVTFGLERFAQTDSGTCNSMMCGATCGCSASYLNCTDSCGDNGSGCPSTGATADRGQILVPIAEDNQSAILRWVDFECSSCSRPGYPFSPSTANPELMARNWTPLAGSLRAARRYFLGMDPDFPTSPLTSNAAGTCRPVNVILLTDGEETCASDTQTRNAATELRTTVVNGVTYDIRTYVIGFGVTPGTGDIEDIAIAGGTDAPGTHRVYYASDETSLALAFSQIIESSIRFETCNGTDDDCDTRVDEGFPLYCNRPTQPVANLCVDPGESLCNGVDDNCNGVIDEGRLNACGVCGAVPTEVCNLVDDDCDMVIDEGVCGGCIPSAELCDNVDNDCDTRIDEGISRACGTDVGECTAGTQTCAAGVWGACNDVRGTPETCDNQDDDCNGVIDGISRACGSDVGACQAGTELCTTGAWGSCVGAIGPSLEACNAIDDDCDTRTDEGNPGGGGACGSSIGECRPGTLSCVGGSLTCTGGVQPVAETCDGQDDDCDGSIDEGVPTMGACGTSTGECNPGVMRCVSGAYACVGATGSTAEVCNGLDDDCDTRTDEGNPGGGASCGSSVGECGPGTLVCSSGSLTCTGGTGPTAETCDGEDDDCDGATDEGVPTAGTCGSSVGECGPGVLSCVSGTYSCVGSRGPTSELCNGRDDDCDTRTDEGNPGGGASCGIDTGECSPGTLACTGGVLACTGNVGPAAETCDGQDDDCDGAIDEAIPTMGACGPSTGECDPGVLTCSGGSFQCIGARGATTEVCNALDDDCDGRTDEGNPGGGASCGSTLGECRPGTLTCSAGTLTCTGGVTPASETCDGQDDDCDGATDESIPSSGSCGSAIGECDTGALQCMGGTFTCVGDRGPADELCNGLDDDCDSSTDEGNPGGGASCGTDVGECAPGTSACVGGLLTCSGGTTGVAETCNSRDDDCDGLVDEGNPGGGGRCGTSDVGECDFGALACTGGTLVCVGETTGTDEICDGRDNDCDTRVDEGDPEGGVPCGVDTGECNPGTTHCVSGALVCDGGRGPSEEVCNGLDDDCDGVEDEGIPVGAPCGSDIGECSPGVNICREGALQCEGEIGPVDEQCNLLDDDCDGSVDEGLGLGGECGTDVGVCTAGRIQCVDGEEICAGEMPGMPEVCDCLDNDCDGTSDNPPDEGSLCPPGSTCTDCQCALPCIESEFGFRCPSGRVPQVSGELCFCVEERCNDTTCGMETIRDGAGEVVCAPDDPTVAPCVCRANACTNLCAGVSCELPLVCDDLTGTCVENSCRSLPCDDGEVCDHETGECVADPCDTAECAADQACRDGACETSCARVECETGDHCVHGVCVPDQCEGIECGDDVCDPASGGCVPDACDGVTCPPREVCDATSGDCGGDPCERLHCPDGEICVDGECAREPEPGTDAGVIGMMDGGNDAPDAGDGGRGDGRTRVLAAGGGGCICAVHERRAPGGLAWGVLAAVGIAIVARRRRGAR, from the coding sequence ATGCGCCACGCTTCGCTCTGGGTGCCCTTGTGCCTGGCTGGCGTGCTCGTCGCGAGCGTCGCGTCGCCCGCTTCCGCACAATCGTCGATTACCCCGTATTTCATGGTGATCGTCGACACGTCGGGCTCGATGGACGAGAGCACCGACACGAACGGCAGCAGCGCGCCGAACGCCAACTCGTGTGGTCAGCAGCTGACGCGCATGAGCGATGCGCGCTGCGTCCTGCAGCGCGTCGTCAACGGCTACGGCGAGGTCACGTTCGGCCTCGAGCGTTTCGCGCAGACCGACTCGGGCACGTGCAACAGCATGATGTGCGGCGCGACGTGCGGCTGCTCGGCGAGCTATCTCAATTGCACCGACAGCTGCGGTGACAACGGCAGTGGCTGTCCCAGCACCGGAGCGACCGCGGATCGCGGGCAGATCCTCGTGCCGATCGCCGAGGACAACCAGAGTGCGATCCTGCGCTGGGTCGATTTCGAGTGCTCCAGCTGCTCGCGTCCCGGATATCCGTTCTCGCCCTCGACTGCCAACCCCGAGCTGATGGCCCGCAACTGGACGCCGCTCGCGGGCTCGCTGCGCGCCGCGCGCCGGTATTTCCTGGGGATGGACCCCGATTTCCCGACTTCGCCGCTCACGAGCAACGCGGCGGGCACGTGCCGGCCGGTCAACGTGATCCTGCTGACCGACGGCGAAGAGACGTGTGCGTCCGACACCCAGACGCGCAACGCGGCGACCGAGCTGCGCACCACCGTCGTCAACGGCGTGACGTACGACATCCGCACGTACGTGATCGGGTTCGGCGTGACGCCGGGCACCGGAGACATCGAGGACATCGCGATCGCCGGCGGCACCGACGCGCCGGGCACCCACCGCGTCTACTACGCGAGCGACGAGACCAGCCTCGCGCTCGCGTTCTCGCAGATCATCGAGAGCTCGATCCGATTCGAGACGTGCAATGGCACCGACGACGACTGCGACACTCGAGTCGACGAGGGATTCCCGCTCTATTGCAATCGGCCGACTCAGCCCGTCGCGAATCTGTGCGTCGACCCCGGTGAGAGCCTCTGCAACGGCGTCGACGACAACTGCAACGGCGTGATCGACGAGGGTCGGCTCAACGCGTGCGGCGTGTGCGGCGCCGTCCCGACCGAGGTGTGCAATCTCGTCGACGACGACTGCGACATGGTCATCGACGAGGGCGTCTGCGGCGGGTGCATCCCGAGCGCCGAGCTCTGCGACAACGTCGACAACGACTGCGACACTCGCATCGACGAGGGCATCTCGCGCGCGTGCGGCACCGACGTCGGCGAGTGCACCGCGGGCACGCAGACCTGCGCGGCGGGCGTGTGGGGCGCGTGCAACGACGTGCGCGGGACGCCCGAGACCTGCGACAACCAGGACGACGACTGCAACGGCGTGATCGACGGGATCTCGCGCGCGTGTGGCAGCGACGTGGGCGCCTGTCAGGCGGGCACCGAGCTCTGCACGACCGGCGCGTGGGGCTCGTGCGTGGGCGCGATCGGGCCTTCGCTCGAGGCCTGCAACGCGATCGACGACGACTGCGACACCCGCACCGACGAGGGCAATCCCGGCGGCGGCGGCGCGTGCGGCTCGAGCATCGGCGAGTGCCGCCCCGGCACGCTCAGCTGCGTCGGTGGATCGCTCACGTGCACCGGCGGCGTGCAGCCCGTCGCCGAGACGTGCGACGGACAGGACGACGACTGCGACGGATCGATCGACGAAGGCGTGCCGACGATGGGCGCGTGCGGAACGTCGACCGGCGAGTGCAACCCCGGCGTGATGCGCTGTGTCTCCGGCGCGTACGCATGTGTCGGCGCGACCGGATCGACCGCCGAGGTTTGTAATGGTCTCGACGACGACTGCGACACGCGCACCGACGAGGGCAATCCCGGCGGCGGCGCGAGCTGCGGATCGAGCGTCGGCGAGTGCGGTCCCGGAACGCTCGTGTGCAGCAGTGGATCGCTGACCTGCACCGGCGGCACCGGGCCCACCGCCGAGACCTGCGACGGCGAGGACGACGACTGCGACGGCGCGACCGACGAGGGCGTGCCCACCGCGGGCACCTGCGGCTCGAGCGTCGGTGAGTGCGGCCCGGGCGTGCTGAGCTGCGTGTCGGGCACGTACAGCTGCGTGGGCTCGCGCGGCCCGACGAGCGAGCTCTGCAATGGTCGCGACGACGACTGCGACACTCGCACCGACGAGGGCAATCCGGGCGGCGGCGCGAGCTGCGGCATCGACACCGGCGAGTGCAGCCCCGGCACGCTCGCGTGCACCGGCGGTGTGCTCGCGTGCACCGGGAACGTCGGGCCCGCGGCGGAGACCTGCGACGGTCAGGACGACGACTGCGACGGTGCGATCGACGAGGCGATTCCGACGATGGGCGCCTGTGGTCCGTCGACCGGCGAGTGCGATCCCGGCGTGCTCACGTGCAGCGGCGGATCGTTCCAGTGCATCGGCGCGCGCGGCGCGACGACCGAGGTGTGCAATGCGCTCGACGACGACTGCGATGGTCGCACCGACGAGGGCAATCCGGGCGGCGGCGCGAGCTGCGGATCGACGCTCGGCGAGTGTCGTCCCGGCACGCTCACCTGCAGCGCGGGCACGCTGACCTGCACCGGCGGCGTCACGCCGGCGAGCGAGACCTGCGACGGCCAGGACGACGACTGCGACGGTGCGACCGACGAGTCGATCCCGAGCTCGGGCTCGTGCGGATCGGCGATCGGCGAGTGCGACACCGGCGCGCTGCAGTGCATGGGCGGGACGTTCACCTGCGTCGGTGATCGCGGCCCGGCCGACGAGCTCTGCAACGGGCTCGACGACGACTGCGACAGCAGCACCGACGAGGGCAATCCGGGCGGTGGCGCGAGCTGCGGCACCGACGTCGGCGAGTGCGCGCCCGGGACCAGCGCGTGTGTCGGTGGCCTCCTGACGTGCTCGGGCGGAACCACCGGAGTCGCCGAGACGTGCAATTCGCGCGACGACGACTGCGATGGTCTCGTCGACGAGGGCAATCCCGGCGGCGGCGGGCGCTGCGGCACGAGCGACGTCGGAGAGTGCGATTTCGGCGCGCTCGCGTGCACCGGCGGAACGCTGGTGTGCGTCGGAGAGACGACCGGCACCGACGAGATCTGCGACGGTCGCGACAACGACTGCGACACGCGCGTCGACGAAGGCGATCCCGAGGGCGGCGTGCCCTGCGGCGTCGACACCGGCGAGTGCAATCCGGGCACGACGCACTGCGTGTCGGGCGCGCTGGTGTGCGACGGCGGGCGCGGGCCGAGCGAGGAAGTCTGCAACGGCCTCGACGACGACTGCGACGGTGTCGAGGACGAAGGCATCCCGGTGGGCGCGCCGTGCGGCTCCGACATCGGTGAGTGCTCTCCCGGCGTCAACATCTGCCGCGAGGGAGCGCTGCAGTGCGAGGGCGAGATCGGGCCGGTCGACGAGCAGTGCAATCTCCTCGACGACGACTGCGATGGAAGTGTGGACGAGGGCCTCGGGCTCGGCGGCGAGTGCGGCACCGACGTGGGCGTGTGCACGGCGGGTCGTATCCAGTGCGTCGATGGCGAGGAGATCTGCGCGGGCGAGATGCCGGGCATGCCCGAGGTGTGCGACTGCCTGGACAACGACTGCGACGGAACCTCGGACAATCCTCCGGACGAGGGCAGTCTCTGTCCGCCGGGCAGCACGTGCACCGACTGTCAGTGCGCGCTGCCGTGCATCGAGAGCGAGTTCGGGTTCCGCTGTCCGAGCGGTCGAGTCCCGCAGGTGAGCGGAGAGCTCTGCTTCTGCGTGGAGGAGCGCTGCAACGACACGACGTGCGGGATGGAGACGATCCGCGACGGTGCGGGCGAGGTGGTGTGCGCGCCCGACGATCCGACGGTCGCGCCGTGTGTCTGCCGCGCGAACGCCTGCACGAACCTGTGCGCGGGAGTGAGCTGCGAGCTGCCGCTGGTCTGCGACGACCTGACCGGCACGTGCGTCGAGAACTCGTGCCGTAGCCTGCCCTGCGACGACGGGGAGGTCTGCGATCACGAGACCGGCGAGTGCGTGGCCGATCCCTGCGACACCGCGGAGTGCGCGGCAGATCAGGCCTGCCGCGACGGTGCGTGCGAGACGAGCTGTGCGCGCGTCGAGTGCGAGACCGGCGATCACTGCGTGCACGGCGTCTGCGTCCCCGACCAGTGCGAAGGCATCGAGTGCGGAGACGACGTCTGCGACCCCGCGAGCGGCGGCTGCGTGCCCGACGCGTGCGACGGAGTGACGTGTCCGCCGCGCGAGGTGTGCGACGCGACGAGCGGGGATTGCGGCGGCGATCCCTGCGAGCGGCTCCACTGCCCCGACGGCGAGATCTGCGTCGACGGCGAGTGCGCGCGCGAGCCCGAGCCGGGCACCGACGCGGGTGTGATCGGAATGATGGACGGTGGGAACGACGCGCCCGACGCCGGTGATGGCGGTCGCGGCGACGGGCGCACGCGCGTGCTCGCGGCGGGCGGCGGCGGGTGCATCTGCGCGGTGCACGAGCGGCGCGCGCCGGGCGGGCTCGCGTGGGGCGTGCTCGCGGCGGTGGGCATCGCGATCGTGGCGCGTCGCCGTCGAGGTGCGCGATGA
- a CDS encoding GMC family oxidoreductase, whose product MRRATLHADTIVVGAGSAGCVIASRVSERSDHDVLVLDAGPDYPSARPDDLRDGTRNSYQRHDWGFRHRPSERSLAAVPMPRGRVVGGSSAVNTCIALRGVPADYDEWAERGLREWSWSRCLPAFRRLERDLDFGARDPEIHGDRGPLPIRRAREDELVPWQRAYRDACLAMGFAPVDDHNRPGALGVGAHAMNVIDGVRQDAASCWLSPEVRARRNLRIHDHTLVHRVRIEGSRVRGVDVERNGVVHTISARRVVLSAGALATPGILLRSGIGPREELARLGVRRVRDVPAVGAQLLDHPGTAVFCWPRAPMRSDVHGPLIQVALRLRSARSRFDGDLQLQAGSFWFFPIGRGVALPGVGVMMHVGKPVGTGELLHPSADPRDAPIVRSRFFADARDRDVAIEGLMLAREICETAPLRGAHRFVWPREHVLRDRARIDAMLPAHCDSGYHPCGTVPMGDALDGHGRIDGIEGLHVADASIMPTIPTANIHLAVLMIGERFGAWLRDGFDSDS is encoded by the coding sequence ATGCGGCGCGCGACGCTCCACGCGGACACGATCGTCGTCGGTGCCGGCTCGGCCGGCTGCGTGATCGCGTCGCGCGTCAGCGAGCGCAGCGATCACGACGTGCTGGTCCTCGACGCGGGGCCCGACTATCCGAGCGCGCGTCCCGACGACCTCCGCGACGGGACGCGCAACAGCTACCAGCGGCACGACTGGGGGTTCCGGCACCGCCCGAGCGAGCGCAGCCTCGCGGCGGTGCCGATGCCGCGCGGGCGTGTGGTCGGTGGGTCGTCGGCGGTGAACACCTGCATCGCGCTCCGCGGTGTGCCGGCGGACTACGACGAGTGGGCGGAGCGCGGGCTGCGCGAGTGGTCGTGGTCGCGCTGTCTTCCCGCGTTCCGGCGGCTCGAGCGCGATCTCGACTTCGGCGCGCGCGACCCCGAGATCCACGGTGATCGGGGGCCGCTGCCGATCCGACGCGCGCGCGAGGACGAGCTCGTGCCGTGGCAGCGTGCGTATCGCGACGCGTGCCTCGCGATGGGCTTCGCGCCGGTCGACGATCACAATCGTCCGGGCGCGCTCGGTGTCGGCGCGCACGCGATGAACGTGATCGACGGCGTGCGCCAGGACGCGGCGTCGTGCTGGCTGAGCCCCGAGGTGCGCGCGCGCCGCAACCTGCGCATCCACGATCACACGCTCGTGCATCGCGTGCGGATCGAGGGCTCGCGCGTGCGCGGCGTCGACGTGGAACGAAACGGCGTGGTGCACACCATCTCCGCGCGCCGCGTGGTGCTGTCCGCGGGCGCGCTCGCGACGCCGGGCATCCTGCTGCGCTCGGGCATCGGTCCGCGCGAGGAGCTCGCGAGGCTCGGCGTGCGCCGGGTGCGCGACGTGCCCGCCGTCGGCGCGCAGCTGCTCGATCACCCGGGCACCGCGGTGTTCTGCTGGCCGCGCGCGCCGATGCGCTCCGACGTGCACGGACCGCTGATCCAGGTCGCGCTGCGGCTCCGCTCCGCGCGCTCGCGCTTCGACGGCGACCTGCAGCTGCAGGCGGGCTCGTTCTGGTTCTTCCCGATCGGGCGCGGCGTCGCGCTGCCGGGCGTCGGCGTGATGATGCACGTCGGCAAGCCGGTCGGGACGGGTGAGCTGCTTCATCCGAGCGCCGATCCGCGCGACGCTCCGATCGTCAGGTCACGCTTCTTCGCCGACGCGCGTGATCGCGACGTCGCGATCGAGGGCCTCATGCTGGCGCGAGAGATCTGCGAGACGGCCCCGCTGCGCGGCGCGCATCGGTTCGTGTGGCCGCGCGAGCACGTGCTCCGTGATCGCGCGCGGATCGACGCGATGCTCCCGGCGCACTGCGACTCCGGCTACCACCCGTGCGGCACGGTGCCGATGGGCGACGCGCTCGACGGCCACGGCCGCATCGACGGCATCGAAGGCCTCCACGTCGCCGACGCGTCGATCATGCCGACGATCCCGACTGCCAACATCCATCTCGCGGTGCTGATGATCGGAGAGCGTTTCGGTGCGTGGCTGAGAGACGGATTCGACTCCGACTCCTGA
- a CDS encoding OsmC family protein, whose amino-acid sequence MAVKRVANVRWTGDLVKGSGLVTGATSGAFRDQPVSWASRSGDANGKTSPEELIAAAHASCFAMAFSAQLAKNGTPGTSLDVRATVTFDKVGDGFAITSSELEVNGTVAGIDDAKFQELADAAKSGCPVSQALKNNVRIELVAKLASA is encoded by the coding sequence ATGGCCGTGAAACGAGTCGCGAACGTGCGCTGGACCGGGGATCTCGTGAAAGGGAGCGGTCTCGTCACCGGCGCCACGAGCGGCGCGTTCCGTGACCAGCCGGTGAGCTGGGCGTCTCGCAGCGGGGACGCGAACGGCAAGACGAGCCCCGAGGAGCTGATCGCCGCGGCGCACGCGAGCTGCTTCGCGATGGCGTTCTCCGCGCAGCTCGCGAAGAACGGGACGCCGGGGACGAGCCTCGACGTCCGCGCGACGGTCACGTTCGACAAGGTCGGCGACGGCTTCGCGATCACCTCGAGCGAGCTCGAGGTGAACGGAACGGTCGCGGGCATCGACGACGCGAAGTTCCAGGAGCTCGCGGACGCGGCGAAGAGCGGCTGTCCGGTGTCGCAGGCGCTCAAGAACAACGTGCGCATCGAGCTGGTCGCGAAGCTCGCGTCGGCGTGA